The following are encoded in a window of Solidesulfovibrio magneticus RS-1 genomic DNA:
- a CDS encoding universal stress protein, which translates to MDKHLLVTVSDEYHTSQSLRFVHNFFTNRSELKLTLFYVVPRKPDWRLDPIDLEANPEAIVHIEHDKAVHGVPAMAKAKEWLRSMGFRDDQVAVKFSNGKLGTVKEIVRESEEGLYDAAVLGRRGLSWFEEMVTDSISHRILWESLTFPIWICRNPERGRKNVLVCVDGSEECMRVADHAGFMVRNEPDHNITLLHVCGDDRCIDAEQIFGRALAEIKANGVDDGRIALKVMTSANPARTILHEANEGKYAAVAIGRTSHKPSSLEHIFATTSLKILRGIDRAALWLCK; encoded by the coding sequence ATGGACAAACATCTGCTGGTGACCGTCAGCGACGAGTACCACACGTCGCAAAGCCTGCGTTTCGTGCATAATTTCTTCACCAACCGCAGCGAACTCAAGCTGACGCTGTTCTACGTCGTGCCGCGCAAACCCGATTGGCGACTTGACCCCATCGACCTTGAGGCCAATCCCGAAGCCATCGTGCACATCGAGCACGACAAGGCCGTCCACGGCGTGCCGGCCATGGCCAAGGCCAAGGAATGGCTGCGCTCCATGGGATTTCGCGATGATCAGGTGGCGGTGAAATTTTCCAACGGCAAGCTCGGCACGGTCAAGGAGATCGTGCGCGAATCCGAGGAAGGCCTCTATGACGCGGCCGTGCTCGGCCGGCGCGGCCTGTCCTGGTTCGAGGAGATGGTCACGGATTCCATCTCCCATCGCATTTTGTGGGAATCGCTGACCTTCCCCATCTGGATCTGCCGCAATCCCGAACGGGGCCGCAAGAACGTGCTGGTGTGCGTGGACGGCTCCGAGGAGTGCATGCGCGTGGCCGACCACGCCGGCTTCATGGTCCGCAACGAACCCGACCACAACATTACCCTGCTCCATGTCTGCGGCGATGACCGTTGCATCGACGCCGAACAGATCTTCGGCCGCGCCCTGGCCGAGATCAAGGCCAACGGCGTGGACGACGGTCGCATTGCCCTCAAGGTGATGACGTCCGCCAACCCGGCCCGCACCATCCTGCACGAAGCAAACGAAGGCAAATACGCCGCCGTGGCCATCGGCCGCACCAGCCACAAGCCGTCGTCCCTGGAACACATCTTCGCCACCACCAGCCTCAAGATCCTGCGCGGCATCGACCGCGCCGCTTTATGGCTGTGCAAGTAG
- a CDS encoding FeoB-associated Cys-rich membrane protein has protein sequence MDTLIVVVIVAVAAWYVVRKFFGKKGGSCGCGCSGGGCSGGGGAGPDKSSCCEPGKRL, from the coding sequence ATGGATACGTTGATTGTTGTCGTGATCGTGGCCGTAGCGGCCTGGTACGTGGTGCGGAAGTTTTTCGGGAAAAAGGGCGGTTCGTGCGGTTGCGGCTGTTCCGGCGGCGGCTGCTCCGGCGGTGGCGGGGCGGGGCCGGACAAATCGTCGTGCTGCGAGCCGGGGAAACGGCTGTAG
- a CDS encoding methyl-accepting chemotaxis protein produces the protein MEHLGVIQDEGAQRAKDSKAVMDVSLRVSNLYAVIGDAQINRDLAATRQDFAKAREQGKADIRAVTALVDTPEERELAAQFSESYKEYLDIFERKMLPRLEAIVLAQAKNEPVAALETEVRELDHQADELREATLKPLGAIADSLAKENLAGDAAFDAERAMSTRVLIGLTALGTVLALIVSVLTARGITKPLAAGIAYAQALAQGDLEQSLEVRQRDELGRLADALRLVADSERQVAEQAGHMARGDLSADLSPRGPKDSLLLSMAKLAASEREVAEQAGRIADGDLRVAVAKRSENDILLEAFGKMIDALTGIAIDLQAGADNVAAGSEELSASAEAISQGATEQAAAVEQSSSSMEEMSAGIQQNAENARQTEAIAAAAARDAKASGEAMTQTMAAMKEIAGKINIIEEIARQTDLLALNAAVEAARAGEHGRGFAVVAAEVRKLAERSQQAASEITNLAKDSTEVAVAANGLLAQLVPNIQRTADLVQEISAASQEQSAGVVQINKALQQLDQTVQQNASSSEELASTAEELSGQAEQLRATIAFFQIDLPRHAPPASSRRAMPGRARPALAPGKKATQGARIELAEKGEDSDFESF, from the coding sequence GCGTGATCCAGGACGAGGGCGCGCAGCGCGCCAAGGACAGCAAGGCCGTCATGGACGTGTCCCTGCGGGTGAGCAATCTCTACGCCGTCATCGGCGACGCCCAGATCAACCGCGACCTGGCCGCCACCCGCCAGGACTTCGCCAAGGCCAGGGAACAGGGCAAAGCCGACATCCGCGCCGTCACGGCCCTGGTGGACACGCCCGAGGAACGGGAACTGGCTGCCCAGTTCTCGGAGAGTTACAAAGAATACCTCGATATTTTTGAAAGAAAGATGCTTCCTCGCCTGGAAGCCATCGTCCTGGCCCAGGCCAAAAACGAGCCTGTCGCAGCCCTGGAAACCGAAGTGCGCGAGCTTGACCATCAGGCGGACGAGTTGCGCGAGGCCACCCTCAAACCCCTGGGCGCCATCGCCGACTCCCTGGCCAAGGAAAATCTGGCCGGCGACGCGGCCTTTGACGCCGAACGCGCCATGTCCACCCGCGTGCTGATCGGCCTGACCGCCCTGGGGACCGTGCTTGCGCTCATCGTCTCCGTGCTGACCGCCCGGGGCATCACCAAGCCCCTGGCCGCCGGCATCGCCTATGCCCAGGCCCTGGCCCAGGGCGATCTGGAACAAAGCCTGGAGGTGCGCCAGCGCGACGAACTCGGCCGGCTGGCCGACGCCCTGCGGCTGGTGGCCGACTCCGAACGTCAAGTGGCCGAACAGGCCGGGCACATGGCCCGGGGCGACCTCTCGGCCGATCTTTCCCCGCGCGGACCCAAGGACAGCCTGCTCCTCTCCATGGCCAAGCTGGCCGCCTCGGAACGGGAAGTGGCCGAACAGGCCGGCCGCATCGCCGACGGCGACCTGCGGGTGGCCGTGGCCAAACGCTCGGAAAACGACATCCTGCTCGAAGCCTTCGGCAAAATGATCGACGCCCTGACCGGCATCGCCATCGACCTGCAAGCCGGGGCCGACAACGTGGCCGCCGGCAGCGAGGAACTCTCGGCCTCGGCCGAGGCCATTTCCCAAGGGGCCACCGAACAGGCCGCCGCCGTGGAACAGTCGTCCTCGTCCATGGAGGAAATGAGCGCCGGCATCCAGCAAAACGCCGAAAACGCCCGCCAGACCGAAGCCATCGCCGCCGCCGCCGCCCGCGATGCCAAAGCCTCGGGCGAAGCCATGACCCAGACCATGGCCGCCATGAAGGAAATTGCCGGCAAGATCAATATTATTGAGGAAATCGCCCGTCAGACCGATCTCTTGGCCTTAAACGCCGCCGTGGAAGCGGCCCGGGCCGGCGAACACGGACGCGGCTTCGCCGTGGTGGCCGCCGAGGTGCGCAAGCTGGCCGAACGCAGCCAGCAGGCCGCCTCGGAAATCACCAACCTGGCCAAGGACAGCACCGAGGTGGCCGTGGCCGCCAATGGGCTTTTAGCCCAACTCGTGCCCAACATCCAGCGCACCGCCGATCTGGTCCAGGAAATCAGCGCCGCCAGCCAGGAACAAAGCGCCGGCGTGGTCCAGATCAACAAAGCCTTGCAGCAGCTCGACCAGACCGTGCAGCAAAACGCCAGCTCCTCCGAGGAACTGGCCTCCACCGCCGAGGAGCTTTCCGGCCAGGCCGAACAGCTCCGGGCCACCATCGCCTTTTTCCAGATCGACCTGCCTCGGCATGCTCCGCCCGCGTCGTCGCGCCGGGCCATGCCGGGCCGGGCCAGGCCTGCCCTGGCTCCGGGCAAGAAAGCCACCCAGGGCGCGCGCATCGAACTGGCCGAGAAAGGCGAGGACAGCGATTTCGAGAGCTTCTAA